CACTTCCCGTCGCGTCATGGCTTTGGCCTCGCGGGACAGGGCGTTGGATGAGTGCTGCATCGCACCCGTTTAAACCTCCCCGCCGGAAATCCGGACATCTACTCCCGCTTATACCAAGGACATCTTCCCCGCTTCGTACAGCCACGACGCCATCGGCTTGACCTTGCGCCGCTCAGACGCGACAATTCCGGCAACTCATATGTTGATTTGCGCGCTCGTTTACGGGCGAATCACCCGGTTGGGGCGGGTTTCCATACCAATGCGGGGGCGCAGGAGGGACGAAGATGCCGATAGAGAGATGGCCAATTCTCATGTTTACGCTAGCGATTCTCGTATTGGGCGCCAGCCTGACGGGCTTTTCCGGCGATGATGGGGGACCCGTGACTGCGGCGCCGGTCGATTCGGATTTCGACGATGACGACTTCGACGACGACGACTTCGACAGCGAAGAGGTCGTGGCGGGAGACGACGACTGCGTCGTCGTATGGGACCAGACCGCCAACCTCGCGGTTAACGGGGTCGTCGATCAGGATTTCGAGGTCGCTTACAACGCATACGACACGTTCATCATGGACGACTTTACGGTGCCCGGCGGGCAGACGTGGGTTCTTAACGAGATCGAAATCATCGGATCCACCGGCAACCTGACCCTCGCGACCGGGCTCGTTTGCGGGATCTGGGGAGACGCCGCGGGCGTGCCCGACGGATGGCCTGTTTACGGCGCCGCGGCGGACTGGACGCAGTCGAATCTTCCGGTATCGCCGCAGATCACGCTTTTCGATTCAAACACCGATTTCATCATGAGCGTCAGTTCCCCGCCGACGCTGACCCCTGGAACCTATTGGCTAAGTTGCTATCCCGAAATGGCGTTTCTCGTCGGGGGCCAATGGTATCTCGAGAGATCGACCGATTCGTTCGGCGCCGAGGCGCAAGGCATCAATCCCGGCAACGGCTTTGGGTTTGGAACGTCGTTTTTTGATGTGTCGTTAATTGGTGACGGTAGCACGGACGTCGCGTTTTCGCTGTGCGTGAGCTCGACGACCACGACCACGACCACGACAGTCGCGACGACGACCTCCACGACCGTGCCAACCACCACAACGACGACAGCGCCGACCACGACCACGACGACTGGCGCCACGACCACGACCGGTGGCACGACAACGACGACCGGCGCCACGACCACGACAGGCGCGACGACGACGACCGGCGCCACAACGACCACCGGCGGTTCGACAACGACAACGACGATCCCCGGCGATGACGATGACATGGACGACGATACCGCCGACGACGACACCGCGGCCGATGACGATATGGATGACGACATGGATGATGACGCTACCGACGACGACGCGACAGACGACGACGCGACAGACGACGACGCGACCGATGACGACGATGACGACGATGACGATGCGATCGACGACGACGACGACGACGACGACGACGATGACGATGACGGTTGCGGCTGCGGCTGCTGACCGGCGCTAACCAAGACATTCAAAGCGCCCCGCGCGGCCTCGGCTGCGCGGGGCGCTTTTCTGTTTCGATCCCGTGGCAAACGCGCGGCGGTTTCGCGGAAACGATTGACGCCGGCCCCGCGCGGATTCATCGTGGGCGCATCGACTTTCCGCGCGGGGGATACACCATGGACAAGGCGGCGAAACTGCTTGTCGCGGCATCGATGCTTATCGCGTTCGCCGGTTTTGCGAGCGCGCAGGACGACGCGTGCGTCGCGCTTTGGGATCAGCCGTCCGCTGCGGCCGACGCCGGATTTCTGTCGCAGGACTATCCGCCCGCGAGCGACGCGCTCGACGTTTTCGCCATGGACGATTTCGAAATTCCGTCGGGTGACGAATGGACGATCGAACGGGTCGCCGTCGTCGGTAACCAGGCGTCCCCGCCATTGACGAGCGCCAATCTGATCGTCTGCGGAATCTGGAACGATGACGGCGGCGTTCCGGACGGATACCCCGTCTACGGAGGCGCGGGCGCGTGGACGCAGTCGAACGCGCCGGCCGATGCCGCGATCACGCTGTCGAACGCGGACGTCAGCTTCACGATGGTCCTCGACGCACCGCCGACGTTTTCGGGCGGCACGTATTGGCTCTCGTGCTACGCGGTGCTCGATGGCGTTTTTGGCGACTGGTATTGGGAAACGGCCGATGCCTCGTTCGGCGCCATCGCCAAGCTCATCAATCCCGGCGGCGGGCATGGCGCGGGATCGGACTTCTTCGACGTCACGGAGGTCGGATCGGCGACCGACGCGGCGTTTTCGCTGTGCGGGCAGACAACCGGGGGAAGCGACGACGACGACGCGAACGGCGACGATGACGGCGGCGGCGATGACGGCGATGATGATGACGACGACGACGGCGGCGGTTGCTGTGGCGGCTGACGAGGCTGCCGTTACCGCGAATCGATGGCGTGATGCGAAAGACCGCCGCGGTTGTGCGCGCCTTGCTTGACAGCGCCCGCCCGCGCTGAAACACTTTTTCGATCGGGCATCAGGGGCTGTCGCGACGTGGCGCGGTTTGTCGCGCGGCGCGGGGAGGGATCATGAAATCCGCCATGGCGGCGATCGCCGTCGCGATCGCACTGACGACGGCCGGCGCGGGCTACGCGGCCCCGGCGGCGAGCACCGGCTCGGTCACGGACTGGTTCGGCGAAACCTTCGAGCCGCCGGTCGCAAGCGGGGTTGACGGGCCGTGGACGCAGGGCGTGTCCACAACGTATTACTACATGGACAACGCGACGGTTTCGAACGGGGCGTCGTTGTTCAACTTCAGCGGCTTCGATTATTTCACCTACTATTTTTTGGGAGTCTCGGGAGGCACGGTCGAACAATTCACGGCGGGCACGTGGACGCCGCGGCAATTTTCGTCCGACTTTCTGGATTACACGGTGCGCGCCGCGCAAATCGGCAACGAGGTCTTCATCAGCGCGGGATCGATCAACGGCGTGACGGCGCCGGGCGCGAACAAGTTCTACAAATACAACACCTCGACGAACACCTGGACGAACACCCTCGCGACGGTGCCCAACGGACGCACGTGGGGACCGCAGCTCGTCGCGCTCGGCGGCTACATCTACATGGTCGGCGGCGGCGATCTGTCGAGCGGATTCGTGCCGTCAAACCAACTGCTGCGTTACGACCCCATCGGCAACACCTGGCTCGCGCGCGCGAACATGCCGGGGGCGCGCGGATTCCACTGCGCGTTCGGATACAACAACAGCATCTACGTCGTCGGCGGCAACAACGGCGCGGCGCTTGCCACGGGATACATTTACGACGTTTCCGCCAACACGTGGTCGAATGACACCACCAGCCTGCCGGCGGCGCGTTGGGCGCAGGGGTGCGTTCAGGCCGGCGGATCCGGGGAGGTCTTCATCGTCGCGGGTGGCGTCGACGCGTCGGACGCCTTGGCGACGAATTCCTACATCCGAAACATCGCGGCGGGCGGCGGATGGACCGATTTCGGCACGATGTTCCTTTCCATCTACCGCACATCGGGAGCGGCGATCGGGAATACGGCGTACGTCGTCGACGGGTCGAGCGGAGGGTTCAACGACGTGAAAACGGTTCAGCAAAGCCCGATCCCGACGACAACCACCACCACACCGACGACCACAACCACAACCACAACCACAACGACAACCACAACCACAACGACAACGACAACCACCACCACAACCACGACGACGACATCGTCTTCGACGACCACAACGGCCGGCACGACAACGACGACCGCGCCGACGACGACCACGACAGCCGGTACGACGACGACAACCGCGCCGACGACGACCACGACGGCCGGCACGACAACGACAACCGCGCCGACGACAACCACCACGGCGCCCTCGACCACGACGACGACCGCCGGCTCCACAACGACCACAACCTCGCCGGGCACCACCACGACAACGGCTCCGGGTACGACGACGACTTCCGTCCCCGCAACCACGTCGACAACAACGACGACGCAACCCGCCGACGATGACGACGATGCGGACGACGACACGTTGCCCGATGATGACACCGGCGATGACGACACCGACGGCACGGGCGACGACGATACGGGAGGCATGTTCGACGACGATTTCGCCGGCGACGAAGAACCGACGGACGACGACGACGAAGGTGGCGAGGAGCTTTCCGGCGGCCAGGGAGGATGCGGCTGCTAGAACGCGAAAAGAGAAAAACAGAAAAGAGAAAAGAGAGCGCGCCGCCCGAATCCGCGGCGCGTTTCATTTCCAGCGCCTCCGCGTCTTCGCGCCTCCGCGTGAACAAAATGAAATCCGCGAAATCGGCGCAATCCGCGGATAGACTACTCTTCGTCAACCACCGGGTTCGTCAGCGAGCCGATGCCCTCCACGGTCACCGTCACCTCGTCGCCCGCCAGAAGCGGCGAGACGCCCTCGGGCGTACCCGTCGCAATGACGTCGCCCGGATACAGCGTCATGACGCGCGTGATGTGCGCGATGAGCGCGGGCACGCCAAAGATGAGATCGCTCGTGCGTCCGTCCTGGCGCTTTTCGCCGTTGACCCACGCCTCGACGCCGGCGTCGGTCGAATCCAGCCCGGTTTCGATCCACGGCCCCATCGGGCAAAACGTGTCGAAGCTTTTGGCTCGCGAGAATTGCACATCGCGCCGTTGCAAATCGCGCGCGGTCACATCGTTCAGACAGGTGTAGCCCAGCACGACCGACAACGCCTCCTCGGGCGGCACGTTTCGGCACGTGCGCGCGATGACGATGGCGATCTCCGCCTCGTGATCGACGCGCTCGGAGATCGCCGGCCGCACGATCGGATCGCCGGGGCCGATTACGGCGGACGGCGCCTTGAGGAAAATGAGCGGCTCTTTCGGCAGGTCCGCGCGCCCCATTTCCCTGGCGTGCGCGGCATAATTGACGCCGACGCAGACGATCTTCGACGGAACGCACGGCGACAAAAGCCGTACACGCGAAAGCGAAACCGCGCCGTGACCGGTGCGCGACGCGGTGATCGCCGCAAGATGGTCGGTCTCGGCGATGAACGGGTTTTGCACCGGATAGACGCGCCCGTCCTCGACCAGGCCGAATCC
This region of bacterium genomic DNA includes:
- a CDS encoding fumarylacetoacetate hydrolase family protein; this translates as MRIARYHHEDYKGFGLVEDGRVYPVQNPFIAETDHLAAITASRTGHGAVSLSRVRLLSPCVPSKIVCVGVNYAAHAREMGRADLPKEPLIFLKAPSAVIGPGDPIVRPAISERVDHEAEIAIVIARTCRNVPPEEALSVVLGYTCLNDVTARDLQRRDVQFSRAKSFDTFCPMGPWIETGLDSTDAGVEAWVNGEKRQDGRTSDLIFGVPALIAHITRVMTLYPGDVIATGTPEGVSPLLAGDEVTVTVEGIGSLTNPVVDEE